The Salvelinus fontinalis isolate EN_2023a chromosome 39, ASM2944872v1, whole genome shotgun sequence genome has a window encoding:
- the LOC129838253 gene encoding guanine nucleotide-binding protein G(i) subunit alpha-1-like, which produces MGCTLSTDDKAAVERSKMIDRNLRDDGEKAAREVKLLLLGAGESGKSTIVKQMKIIHEAGYSEEECKQYRAVVYSNTIQSIIAVIRAMGRLKINFGDAARADDARQLFVLAGSAEEGFMTAELAGVIKRLWKDGGVQACFSRSREYQLNDSAAYYLNDLDRISKATYIPTQQDVLRTRVKTTGIVETHFTFKDLHFKMFDVGGQRSERKKWIHCFEGVTAIIFCVALSDYDLVLAEDEEMNRMHESMKLFDSICNNKWFTDTSIILFLNKKDLFEEKIKKSPLTICYPEYAGSNTYEEAAAYIQCQFEDLNKRKDTKEIYTHFTCATDTKNVQFVFDAVTDVIIKNNLKDCGLF; this is translated from the exons ATGGGGTGTACCCTGAGCACGGACGATAAGGCGGCGGTGGAGCGCAGTAAAATGATCGACAGGAATTTGCGGGACGACGGGGAGAAAGCCGCAAGAGAGGTCAAGCTACTGCTCCTCG gtgcTGGTGAGTCGGGGAAGAGCACAATAGTCAAGCAGATGAA GATCATCCACGAGGCAGGCTACTCGGAGGAGGAGTGTAAACAGTACAGGGCTGTGGTCTACAGCAACACCATCCAGTCCATCATCGCTGTCATCAGAGCCATGGGACGACTCAAGATCAACTTTGGAGACGCCGCCAGAGCC GATGATGCGAGACAGCTGTTTGTGCTGGCGGGGTCGGCAGAGGAAGGCTTCATGACGGCGGAGCTGGCCGGGGTCATCAAGCGCCTGTGGAAGGACGGAGGAGTACAGGCCTGCTTCAGCCGCTCACGAGAGTACCAGCTCAACGACTCTGCAGCATa TTACTTAAACGATTTGGACAGGATATCCAAAGCCACCTATATCCCGACCCAGCAGGATGTCCTGAGGACCAGAGTCAAAACCACAGGCATTGTGGAGACACATTTCACCTTCAAGGACCTCCACTTTAA GATGTTTGATGttggaggtcagaggtcagagaggaagaagtggaTCCACTGCTTCGAGGGTGTCACTGCCATCATCTTCTGTGTGGCGCTCAGCGACTATGACCTGGTGCTggctgaggatgaggagatg AACCGGATGCATGAGAGCATGAAGCTGTTTGACTCCATCTGCAACAACAAGTGGTTCACAGACACCTCCATCATCCTCTTCCTTAACAAGAAAGACCTGTTCGAGGAGAAGATCAAAAAGAGTCCTCTAACTATCTGTTACCCAGAATACGCAG GCTCCAACACATACGAGGAAGCTGCGGCCTACATCCAGTGTCAGTTTGAGGACCTGAACAAGAGGAAGGACACCAAGGAGATCTACACCCACTTCACCTGCGCCACCGACACCAAGAACGTGCAGTTTGTCTTCGACGCCGTCACTGACGTCATCATCAAGAACAACCTGAAGGACTGTGGACTCTTCTAA
- the LOC129838378 gene encoding uncharacterized protein LOC129838378, producing MKGYKEPVNCMKGYKEPVNCMKGYKEPVNCMKGYKEPVNCMKGYKEPVNCMKGYKEPVNCMKGYKEPVNCMKGYKEPVNCMKGYKEPVNCMKGYKEPVNCMKGYKEPVNCMKGYKEPVNYMKGYKEPVNYMKGYKEPVNYMKGYKEPVNYMKGYKEPVNCMKAFHFPQKPKPTIVLQGNLANEMRD from the coding sequence ATGAAAGGTTATAAAGAACCTGTCAACTGCATGAAAGGTTATAAAGAACCTGTCAACTGCATGAAAGGTTATAAAGAACCTGTCAACTGCATGAAAGGTTATAAAGAACCTGTCAACTGCATGAAAGGTTATAAAGAACCTGTCAACTGCATGAAAGGTTATAAAGAACCTGTCAACTGCATGAAAGGTTATAAAGAACCTGTCAACTGCATGAAAGGTTATAAAGAACCTGTCAACTGCATGAAAGGTTATAAAGAACCTGTCAACTGCATGAAAGGTTATAAAGAACCTGTCAACTGCATGAAAGGTTATAAAGAACCTGTCAACTGCATGAAAGGTTATAAAGAACCTGTCAACTACATGAAAGGTTATAAAGAACCTGTCAACTACATGAAAGGTTATAAAGAACCTGTCAACTACATGAAAGGTTATAAAGAACCTGTCAACTACATGAAAGGTTATAAAGAACCTGTCAACTGCATGAAAGCGTTTCACTTCCCCCAAAAACCCAAACCAACAATAGTTCTGCAGGGTAATCTGGCTAATGAGATGAGAGATTAG